The sequence ATTGAGAGCTTGCTAAGCGATCCATCAGTCATTAGTGATATATCCCGTATGACTGAACTTTCCAAAGAACAGCGAAATTTAGAACCGATTAAAGAAGCTAGTGATAGGTATCTTAGTATCTTATCAAGTATCGAAGAGAATCGTGAATTATTAGGTGATCCTGAGTTGGGTGAGTTGGCTAAAGATGAGCTTAAAACGCTTGAGCCAGCGCTTGAGAGATTAGAAAATGAGATTAGAATTTTACTTATCCCAAAAGATCCAAATGATGATAAAAATATATTTTTAGAGCTTAGAGCAGGTACTGGCGGAGATGAAGCAGCATTATTTGTTGGTGATTTAGCAAATGCATATATGCGCTATACAGAGCAAAGAGGATATAAATTCGAAATTGTTAGTTCTAGCGAGGGAAGTGCTGGCGGATTTAAAGAGATTATTTTGCTAATAAAAGGTGATGGTGCATATTCAAGACTTAAATTTGAAGGCGGTACCCATAGGGTTCAGCGTGTACCTGAAACTGAGTCACAAGGTAGGGTACATACATCTGCTATCACAGTAGCAGTAATGCCAGAAGTGCAAGATAGCGAGATTATTATCAATGAAAATGATCTTAAAATCGATGTAATGCGCAGTAGCGGTCATGGTGGTCAAAGCGTAAATACTACTGACTCGGCTGTAAGAATCACGCATAAACCAACTGGTTTGGTAGTTGTCAACCAAGATGGCAAAAGTCAGCATAAAAACAAAGAAGCCGCAATGAAGGTTTTAAAAGCTAGATTGTATGAGATGCAAGAAAAAGAGCGTCTAGCAGCCCAAAGTCAAGAGAGAAAAGATCAAGTCGGAACAGGCGATAGAAGTGGTAGAATTCGTACATACAACTATCCACAAAATAGAATTAGCGACCATAGGATAAACTTAACTCTATATAGACTTGATGCGATTATGGCCGGAGGGCTATTTGATGAGATTATCGATCCATTAATTGCTGATTATCAAGCAAATGCAATAGCGAGTGCTGGCTTGTGATGGAGTTGCTGCTTTTGGCTGTGGCACTATCGATGGATAGTGCAGCATTAAGCATAGCCAATGGCGCAAGATGTGGAAAATTAAATTTATTTAAAATTAGCAAAATTGCCTTTATTTATGGATTTTTTCAAGCTCTTATGTTGCTTATTGGTTACTTTTTAGGGCTTGAATTTATTAAATATGTCGAAGCTATTGATCATTATATAGCATTTTTTATATTATTTGTTTTAGGCGCTAAGATGATAAAAGATTCTAGAGAAGAAGAGGATCTAGAGTGTAGTATTGATTTGAGTTTAAAACTTTTAATAATTGGGGCGATCGCTACTAGTATAGACGCATTGGCTATTGGTGTAGCGCTTAGCTTTGAGGGTGGTAGTATCGCAGTTAGCTCAATAGTTGTAGGGCTAGTATGTTTTGCTATTTGTATTGTTGCAGTTTATATTGGCAAGTATCTAGGTGAAGCGCTAGAGAAAAAAGCGCTTATTTTGGGTGGGGTTATCCTTATAATTATCGGATTTAAGATTTTATTAACTCATATTTTTTATTTAGATGCTTAGTTGATATAGGCCATTTTTGATCTTTTTTATAACCCTTTTTTGGGTTAGTAAATTTATGGTATCAATGGCCGTTGGTTTGCTGATATTTAGCGTAGCGCATAGCTCTTTTATAGTGTATTTAAATCTCTTATCATCATCTAAATTATCTATGATAAACTCTATAATTTCTGATTTTTTATCCCCTAAAATCATACAAATAACACTTTTATATAGAGCTATATTATCCAAATTTATCTCCATTAATCTTTTTTATACATTATATCTAAGTTTGGATTATAGACGCTTGTTTGGATAGCAAAAAATCCTAGCATAGTGTGAAAAATATTATCATGTGAAAAGCTATTATCTTTTAATATTTTTAAATTTTCTAGCTGATTTTGATCTTTTAGCCATAGCAGTGCTGGGACTTTGGTTTGAAAATCTGGTGCTAAGAAATATGGGGCGCCATGAAGGTAAATGCCATTTTCTCCAAGGCTCTCGCCATGGTCGCTAACATAGAATAATCCGGTTTGCATATCGCTTTGTTCTAGCATATCTACTATTTGATTGACTATATAATCTGTGTATAAAATTGTGTTATCATAGGTATTTACTATCTCTTCATAGGTGCAGTTTTTAAGCGTAGCGGTATCGCAAGTCGGGCTGAATTTAGCAAATTCTTTTGGATATCTTTTGAAATATGTAGGTCCGTGGCTACCTTGGAGATGGATTACTATAAAGCTACTCTCTTTGGCATTTTGAATTCTATTTTGTATCTCTTCAAGCATAACGCCATCATAGCTATCGCCGCCAAAATTTTTGGTATCTTTTAAGCGAGCGCAGACACCTTTGCAATATCCAGAGTTATTTCCTATCCAGCTTACTTTTATCCCAGCAGTCTCTAAGACATCTAGTAAATTTCCGCTATTTTGGGCTATATCAACGGAGAAATTATCTCTATTTAAATTTGAAAACATACAAGGCAAGCTTATAGCAGTTGAGGTCCCGCATGAGCTAAATTTAGAAAAGCTTAAAAGGCCATTTTCTTTTGAGTATGGATTTGTATCATATTTATCATATCCATTTAGTGAGTAGTTGGCTGCCCTAGCAGTTTCACCAGCTACAAAGACAAATAGCTTTTTTGTCTCTTTTGTCTGTTTGGCATCAAGGCCAATAGGATTAAATTCGGCCTTTGGCGATAGGGATTTTATATATTTGTAGCTTGAGTATAGTGGATAAAATGGGGTTGTGTAAAATCTTATTTGATTGTAATTTCTAAAAAATGGGATATAATCTTTGCTTAAAATACCAAAAAGAGAGCCAAAAATCACTAATGAAGAGATTATGAGTATGGTGCGATTTTTTAAGGCTGTTGAGATATTGGTTTTGGTTATTTTGACTTTTATTATCAAAAATACAGCCACAATGGCTAAAAATATCCAAAATATCATATTTAAATTTAATAGATCTTGAACCTCTTTGGCGTCTGTTTGAAGGGCGTTTCTTATCATTTCGTTATCTATGATTACCGAGTAGGCATTCATAAAATAGGCCCCAACAACGCCAACGATGGTTACAAATATTGCTAAAGCCTTTGTGATATAGGGCAAAAATATTAAGCCAAATACAAATACTATTAACGAGTAAAATAGTATCGGTAAGGTTAATAAAGTAGAGATATTTTCAGAGAAATTTAAATTTTCAAACCCAAAGGCAAAAAATTTATAATTTAATGCTGTGATAAATAGGGCAAAATATAGAATAAATTTGTTTGAGCTCAATATAATTTCCTTTGAATTAAATTAAAAAAGATAGATTATATAGTTAATTAGTAATTTAATGATAAAAATATGGTTAATGATTGTAAATTTTAAAAAATATTTTAAAATTTGAATTATAATGAGATTAAAAAAGGATTAAATTTGAGATTGATTTCGTGGAATGTCAATGGGCTTAGGGCTGTTGTAAATAAAGATGGATTTTCGTGGCTTGGTGAGTATAGGCCAGATTTTTTGGCTTTACAGGAGATAAAGGCAAGCGAGGATAAGATACCAGCCGAAATTTATAATCTAGGATTTGAGAATATATCTGTAAATTCAGCTAAAAGAGCGGGGTATTCGGGTGTGATGAGCTTATCAAATTTAAAAACACAAAATCTAAAATCGCAGTTTTTTGATGATGATGAGGGTAGAGTTTTGGAGCATAGATTTGATAATATCCATCTTTTTAATATATATTTCCCAAATGGTCAGCAAGGTGATGAG is a genomic window of Campylobacter devanensis containing:
- the prfA gene encoding peptide chain release factor 1 yields the protein MLAQKLQPFIDRFSEIESLLSDPSVISDISRMTELSKEQRNLEPIKEASDRYLSILSSIEENRELLGDPELGELAKDELKTLEPALERLENEIRILLIPKDPNDDKNIFLELRAGTGGDEAALFVGDLANAYMRYTEQRGYKFEIVSSSEGSAGGFKEIILLIKGDGAYSRLKFEGGTHRVQRVPETESQGRVHTSAITVAVMPEVQDSEIIINENDLKIDVMRSSGHGGQSVNTTDSAVRITHKPTGLVVVNQDGKSQHKNKEAAMKVLKARLYEMQEKERLAAQSQERKDQVGTGDRSGRIRTYNYPQNRISDHRINLTLYRLDAIMAGGLFDEIIDPLIADYQANAIASAGL
- a CDS encoding manganese efflux pump MntP, yielding MELLLLAVALSMDSAALSIANGARCGKLNLFKISKIAFIYGFFQALMLLIGYFLGLEFIKYVEAIDHYIAFFILFVLGAKMIKDSREEEDLECSIDLSLKLLIIGAIATSIDALAIGVALSFEGGSIAVSSIVVGLVCFAICIVAVYIGKYLGEALEKKALILGGVILIIIGFKILLTHIFYLDA
- a CDS encoding replication/maintenance protein RepL, with the protein product MDNIALYKSVICMILGDKKSEIIEFIIDNLDDDKRFKYTIKELCATLNISKPTAIDTINLLTQKRVIKKIKNGLYQLSI
- a CDS encoding phosphoethanolamine transferase, whose amino-acid sequence is MSSNKFILYFALFITALNYKFFAFGFENLNFSENISTLLTLPILFYSLIVFVFGLIFLPYITKALAIFVTIVGVVGAYFMNAYSVIIDNEMIRNALQTDAKEVQDLLNLNMIFWIFLAIVAVFLIIKVKITKTNISTALKNRTILIISSLVIFGSLFGILSKDYIPFFRNYNQIRFYTTPFYPLYSSYKYIKSLSPKAEFNPIGLDAKQTKETKKLFVFVAGETARAANYSLNGYDKYDTNPYSKENGLLSFSKFSSCGTSTAISLPCMFSNLNRDNFSVDIAQNSGNLLDVLETAGIKVSWIGNNSGYCKGVCARLKDTKNFGGDSYDGVMLEEIQNRIQNAKESSFIVIHLQGSHGPTYFKRYPKEFAKFSPTCDTATLKNCTYEEIVNTYDNTILYTDYIVNQIVDMLEQSDMQTGLFYVSDHGESLGENGIYLHGAPYFLAPDFQTKVPALLWLKDQNQLENLKILKDNSFSHDNIFHTMLGFFAIQTSVYNPNLDIMYKKD